A genomic segment from Sulfitobacter mediterraneus encodes:
- a CDS encoding pyruvate dehydrogenase complex dihydrolipoamide acetyltransferase, producing the protein MPTEILMPALSPTMEEGTLAKWLVKEGDTVSSGDLLAEIETDKATMEFEAVDEGVIGQILIPEGSEGVKVNTAIAVLLEDGESADDIGSAAPAPKAEAEPSATPDAAPAATAAPAAAAPAPAAPKGADGTRIFASPLARRIAANKGLDLANVTGSGPHGRIVKSDVEGLSASDAPAAKPAADAAAPAAPAAAAQGPSTDAVLKIYEGREFEEVKLDGMRKTIAARLTEAKQSIPHFYLRRDIQLDALMNFRADLNKQLEPRGIKLSVNDFIIKACALALQQVPEANSVWAGDRTLRLKPSDVAVAVAIEGGLFTPVLKDAEMKSLSALSAEMKDLAARARDRKLAPHEYQGGSFAISNLGMFGIENFDAVINPPHGAILAVGAGVKKPIVGKDGEMAVATVMSVTLSVDHRVIDGALGANLLNAIKDNLEAPMTMLA; encoded by the coding sequence ATGCCCACAGAAATCCTCATGCCCGCCCTGTCCCCCACCATGGAAGAAGGCACGCTGGCCAAATGGCTCGTTAAGGAAGGCGATACCGTCTCCTCCGGCGATCTGCTGGCCGAGATCGAAACCGACAAAGCCACCATGGAATTCGAAGCCGTGGACGAAGGTGTCATCGGCCAGATCCTGATCCCCGAAGGCAGCGAAGGCGTCAAGGTAAACACCGCCATCGCGGTTCTGCTCGAAGACGGAGAAAGCGCCGATGACATCGGCTCCGCCGCTCCTGCCCCCAAGGCAGAGGCCGAACCCTCCGCAACGCCTGATGCCGCGCCTGCCGCAACCGCCGCTCCCGCTGCAGCGGCACCCGCCCCCGCCGCCCCCAAAGGCGCCGATGGCACGCGCATCTTTGCCTCCCCGCTGGCCCGGCGCATCGCCGCGAACAAGGGGCTGGATCTGGCCAATGTCACCGGCAGCGGCCCCCATGGCCGCATCGTCAAGTCCGACGTTGAAGGGCTTTCCGCCTCTGATGCTCCAGCGGCCAAACCTGCTGCAGACGCCGCCGCACCGGCAGCGCCAGCCGCCGCCGCGCAAGGCCCGTCCACGGACGCCGTGCTGAAGATCTACGAAGGCCGCGAATTCGAAGAGGTCAAACTCGACGGAATGCGCAAGACGATCGCCGCCCGCCTGACCGAAGCCAAACAAAGCATCCCGCATTTCTATCTGCGCCGCGATATCCAACTGGATGCGTTGATGAATTTCCGCGCCGATCTGAACAAACAGCTTGAGCCGCGCGGCATCAAACTGTCGGTCAACGATTTCATCATCAAGGCCTGCGCTCTGGCCCTGCAACAGGTGCCCGAGGCCAATTCGGTCTGGGCCGGTGATCGCACGTTGCGGCTCAAGCCATCGGACGTGGCAGTCGCAGTCGCCATCGAAGGTGGCCTGTTCACCCCGGTCCTGAAAGACGCCGAGATGAAATCGCTTTCGGCCCTCTCAGCGGAAATGAAAGACCTCGCTGCCCGTGCCCGGGATCGCAAACTCGCCCCCCATGAATATCAAGGCGGCAGCTTTGCCATATCCAACTTGGGCATGTTCGGCATCGAAAACTTTGACGCGGTGATCAACCCGCCCCACGGCGCCATCCTTGCGGTTGGCGCTGGCGTCAAGAAACCCATCGTCGGCAAAGACGGCGAAATGGCCGTGGCCACCGTGATGTCCGTGACGCTGTCTGTAGATCACAGGGTGATTGACGGTGCGCTGGGGGCCAATCTTCTCAACGCAATCAAAGACAATCTCGAAGCGCCGATGACCATGCTGGCCTGA
- the pdhA gene encoding pyruvate dehydrogenase (acetyl-transferring) E1 component subunit alpha — MAAKKPSKKPNVSAEELKAYYRDMLLIRRFEEKAGQLYGMGLIGGFCHLYIGQEAVVVGLEAAAEEGDKRITSYRDHGHMLACGMDPNGVMAELTGREGGYSKGKGGSMHMFSKEKHFYGGHGIVAAQVPLGAGLAFADKYKENGRVTFTYFGDGAANQGQVYETFNMAALWKLPCIFVIENNQYAMGTSQQRSTSSAEIYERGKAFGIPGQAVDGMDVLAVKEAGEKAVAHCRSGEGPYILEVKTYRYRGHSMSDPAKYRTREEVQKMREERDPIEAVRALLLTGKHATEDDLKSIDKEIKAIVNESAEFAKDSPEPALEELWTDIYATEIPQEA; from the coding sequence ATGGCAGCGAAGAAACCTAGTAAGAAACCCAATGTCTCAGCGGAGGAGCTCAAAGCATACTATCGTGACATGCTTTTGATCCGCCGATTTGAAGAAAAGGCCGGTCAATTATACGGCATGGGTTTGATCGGTGGTTTCTGCCACCTCTATATCGGCCAGGAGGCCGTTGTGGTTGGCCTTGAGGCCGCCGCAGAGGAAGGCGACAAGCGCATCACATCCTACCGCGATCACGGTCACATGCTGGCCTGCGGCATGGACCCCAACGGCGTGATGGCCGAGCTGACGGGCCGCGAGGGTGGCTATTCCAAGGGCAAGGGTGGCTCCATGCACATGTTCTCGAAAGAGAAGCATTTCTACGGCGGCCACGGTATCGTCGCAGCGCAGGTGCCCCTGGGCGCGGGCCTCGCCTTTGCCGACAAATACAAGGAAAATGGCCGTGTCACTTTCACCTACTTCGGTGATGGCGCGGCAAACCAGGGTCAGGTTTATGAAACCTTCAACATGGCCGCCCTGTGGAAATTGCCCTGTATCTTCGTGATCGAAAACAACCAATACGCCATGGGCACCTCGCAGCAACGCTCCACCTCCTCTGCCGAGATATACGAGCGCGGCAAGGCGTTCGGCATCCCCGGTCAAGCTGTGGACGGCATGGATGTTCTGGCCGTCAAAGAGGCTGGTGAAAAGGCCGTTGCGCACTGCCGCTCAGGCGAAGGGCCCTACATCCTTGAGGTCAAAACCTACCGCTATCGCGGCCACTCCATGTCCGACCCCGCGAAATACCGGACCCGCGAAGAGGTCCAGAAAATGCGCGAAGAACGTGATCCGATCGAAGCTGTGCGCGCCTTGCTGCTGACCGGCAAACACGCCACCGAGGACGATCTCAAATCCATCGACAAAGAGATCAAGGCCATCGTGAACGAAAGCGCGGAATTTGCCAAAGACAGCCCCGAGCCAGCGCTTGAGGAACTTTGGACAGATATTTACGCAACAGAAATCCCGCAGGAGGCTTGA
- the cysE gene encoding serine O-acetyltransferase, whose amino-acid sequence MAELRTKIAPMDPVWDQIQKEAQQAVSDEPLIGGFVHACILHHQSIEKALSYRIAAKLSSNEMSMMVVREMVEEAYAENPELIQAGRADLVAIYERDPACHRLLQPILYFKGYQAVQAYRVGHHLWQKGKRDLAYFVQMRVSEIFGVDIHPAAKIGRGIMIDHAHSIVIGETAVVGDNVSMLHSVTLGGTGKEEEDRHPKIEDGVLIGAGAKVLGNITVGHCSRIAAGSVVLEAVPPCKTVAGIPARIVGEAGCDQPAVSMNHMLGPQD is encoded by the coding sequence ATGGCTGAACTGCGCACAAAAATTGCACCTATGGACCCTGTTTGGGACCAGATCCAGAAAGAGGCACAGCAAGCTGTGTCGGACGAGCCCCTGATTGGCGGGTTTGTGCATGCCTGTATTCTGCACCACCAGTCTATCGAAAAGGCTCTGTCTTACCGGATCGCGGCCAAGCTTTCGTCGAATGAAATGTCGATGATGGTTGTGCGCGAGATGGTTGAAGAAGCCTATGCCGAGAACCCCGAGCTTATTCAGGCCGGGCGGGCCGATCTGGTGGCGATCTATGAACGCGACCCGGCGTGCCACAGATTGCTTCAGCCGATTTTGTACTTCAAAGGCTATCAGGCGGTGCAGGCCTACCGCGTCGGGCATCACCTTTGGCAAAAAGGCAAGCGCGACCTCGCCTATTTTGTGCAGATGAGGGTGAGCGAGATCTTTGGCGTTGATATTCATCCGGCGGCGAAAATCGGGCGCGGCATCATGATAGACCATGCCCATTCCATCGTGATCGGCGAAACTGCCGTGGTTGGAGACAATGTGTCGATGTTGCATTCGGTCACTCTGGGCGGGACGGGCAAGGAAGAAGAGGACCGGCATCCGAAGATTGAAGATGGTGTTCTGATCGGAGCCGGTGCCAAGGTTTTGGGCAATATCACTGTGGGCCATTGCAGCCGCATTGCGGCAGGGTCTGTGGTGTTGGAGGCTGTGCCGCCGTGCAAGACCGTTGCGGGAATTCCGGCGCGGATTGTGGGCGAGGCGGGCTGTGATCAACCGGCGGTGTCGATGAACCACATGCTGGGACCGCAGGACTGA
- a CDS encoding baseplate multidomain protein megatron — MATLLFSAAGAALGGSIGGTFAGLSSVAIGRAVGATLGRVVDQRLLGQGGEAVETGKVDRFRLTNAGEGAAIAQVYGRMRMGGHVIWASDFIETVSVSGGGKGSSPSPEVSEYSYAVSLAIGICEGEITRIGRVWADGEEVAPKDLNMRVYHGTADQLPDPVMEAIEGAGRVPAYRGTAYVVMEDLPLGQFGNRIPQFSFEVIRPEQPGAPGWEHTPAFGVRGVAIIPGTGEYELATSPVNYDLGDGVLQSANVSTPAAEPDFAQCVNAVTEELPNLQAASLVVSWFGDDLRCGACTVRPKVEQLEVDSPEMPWTSGGIDRSAAQVIVQDDGRPVYGGTPTDASVIEAIQALNAAGKAVMYYPFILMDPFKGNELPDPYSDNGFQPDLPWRGRITLSEAPGRPGSPDGTAQAVSEVDAFFGAATAADFTVEDGAVIYSGPAEWGMNRFILHNAALCLAAGGVEAFCIGSEMRGLTQIRGPGNSFPAVAHLRSLAAEVRSLLGPDTKLSYAADWSEYFGYAPQDGSGDRFFHLDPLWADPNIDFIGIDNYMPLADWRDEEGHLDGLDWDAIYDLDYLKSNIEGGEGFDWYYHSETARAAQIRTDITDGDYGEPWVHRYKDLRGWWENTHHDRIGGVRAASPTSWLPKSKPIWFTEYGCGAVDKGANQPNKFLDRKSSESLLPRFSNGARDELIQMQYLRAMSEYWTEPDNNPLSSEYEGRMLDMSRAFVWAWDSRPYPFFPNDIERWSDGENYARGHWINGRTSSRSLASVVREICERAGLTAFSTEGLYGYLRGYAVEQVGDARAALQPLMIRYGFDAVEREGALVFRSRDGLTPEAIDVGRLAVSDELDGVTEQSREAEAEVSGRVRLRFVQADADFDVIAEEAVLADEATHAVTGSEMNMSLTRSEGRQIAERWLTEARVARETLRLALPPSRMDLGAGDVIELPGQGNEGAGRYRIDRVEQSLTQLVDAVRIEPQVYDTADLSEGPVPIKPFVAPVPVISHFLDLPLLRGDEVPHAPHIAITADPWPGAAAVFQSGVDADYTLNSLIHARATIGITKTALPAACAGVMDHGPVLEVKLISGQLETVQAQALLSGANTAAIGDGTPGNWEIFQFAEAELIGQDTYWLRGRLRGQAGSDALMPEVWPEGSVFVLLDGIPKQIELSPNLRRVAQHFRIGPAGRGYDDPSYRHVEVAFDGNGLRPFSPCHLRVDLQMGGDARLEWIRRTRIGGDGWEAAEVPLGEESESYLVQVRKNGATLRQEIVAQPNWTYSAAAQSADGAVRPFDVQVAQISATYGAGLFAAVVVSA, encoded by the coding sequence ATGGCGACATTGTTATTTTCCGCAGCCGGCGCTGCGCTTGGCGGTTCTATCGGGGGCACATTTGCGGGGCTGTCATCCGTGGCAATCGGCCGTGCGGTCGGCGCAACACTGGGACGGGTGGTGGATCAGCGCCTGCTGGGTCAGGGCGGTGAAGCGGTCGAGACTGGCAAGGTGGATCGCTTTCGCCTGACCAACGCCGGAGAGGGTGCAGCGATTGCGCAGGTTTACGGCCGGATGCGCATGGGGGGGCATGTGATCTGGGCGTCTGACTTCATCGAAACTGTCTCAGTGTCGGGGGGCGGTAAGGGCAGCAGCCCTTCGCCGGAAGTGTCCGAGTACAGTTATGCGGTCAGTCTTGCGATTGGTATTTGCGAAGGTGAGATCACCCGCATTGGCCGGGTCTGGGCGGATGGCGAAGAGGTTGCGCCAAAGGATCTGAACATGCGGGTTTATCATGGCACGGCAGACCAGTTGCCGGATCCTGTCATGGAGGCAATCGAGGGCGCGGGCCGGGTGCCTGCCTATCGCGGAACGGCCTATGTGGTTATGGAAGATCTGCCCTTGGGCCAGTTTGGCAACCGGATACCGCAGTTTTCCTTTGAGGTGATCCGCCCCGAGCAGCCGGGCGCACCGGGCTGGGAACATACCCCTGCGTTCGGCGTGCGCGGCGTCGCGATTATCCCCGGCACGGGGGAATATGAACTGGCAACCTCGCCTGTGAACTACGACCTGGGTGATGGGGTGCTGCAAAGCGCCAATGTCTCTACTCCGGCGGCAGAGCCGGACTTTGCCCAATGTGTGAATGCCGTCACTGAAGAACTGCCAAACCTTCAAGCGGCGTCGCTGGTTGTGTCCTGGTTCGGCGATGATCTGCGGTGCGGGGCGTGCACAGTGCGGCCAAAGGTTGAGCAGCTTGAAGTGGACAGCCCGGAAATGCCCTGGACCTCAGGCGGGATTGACCGGTCGGCAGCGCAGGTGATCGTGCAGGACGACGGGCGTCCGGTTTATGGCGGCACGCCCACTGATGCTTCGGTCATCGAGGCCATTCAGGCGCTGAACGCGGCGGGAAAGGCGGTGATGTATTACCCCTTTATCCTGATGGACCCATTCAAGGGCAACGAGTTGCCAGACCCCTATAGCGACAACGGGTTTCAGCCTGATCTGCCGTGGCGCGGGCGGATCACCCTGTCTGAGGCACCGGGGCGGCCGGGCAGCCCTGATGGCACGGCACAGGCGGTTTCCGAGGTCGATGCCTTCTTTGGAGCGGCGACAGCGGCGGATTTTACGGTGGAAGACGGGGCCGTGATCTATAGCGGCCCTGCAGAATGGGGGATGAACCGGTTTATCCTGCACAATGCGGCGCTGTGCCTTGCGGCAGGCGGTGTTGAGGCATTCTGCATCGGATCAGAGATGCGCGGTCTGACGCAGATCAGGGGGCCGGGAAACAGCTTTCCGGCAGTGGCGCATTTGCGCAGCCTGGCGGCGGAGGTGCGCAGCCTTTTGGGGCCAGATACCAAGCTGAGCTATGCGGCGGACTGGTCTGAATATTTTGGATACGCGCCGCAGGATGGATCGGGCGACCGTTTCTTTCATCTTGACCCTTTGTGGGCGGATCCGAATATCGATTTCATTGGCATCGACAACTACATGCCTTTGGCCGATTGGCGCGATGAGGAGGGACATCTGGATGGGCTGGATTGGGATGCGATCTATGATCTTGATTACCTGAAGTCCAACATTGAGGGCGGAGAAGGTTTCGATTGGTATTATCATTCCGAGACCGCCCGCGCAGCGCAGATCCGCACGGATATCACCGATGGGGATTATGGCGAACCTTGGGTGCATCGTTACAAGGATTTGCGCGGCTGGTGGGAGAACACGCACCACGACCGGATTGGCGGGGTGCGCGCAGCGAGCCCGACCAGTTGGTTGCCGAAATCAAAGCCGATCTGGTTCACCGAATACGGCTGCGGCGCGGTGGACAAAGGGGCGAACCAACCCAACAAGTTCCTTGATCGCAAAAGCTCTGAAAGCTTGCTTCCCCGGTTTTCCAACGGGGCGCGGGATGAGCTGATCCAGATGCAATATCTGCGGGCGATGTCGGAATATTGGACAGAGCCTGACAACAATCCGCTGTCTTCGGAATATGAGGGCCGGATGCTGGATATGTCGCGGGCCTTTGTTTGGGCCTGGGACAGCAGGCCCTATCCGTTTTTCCCGAATGATATCGAACGCTGGAGCGATGGCGAAAATTATGCGCGGGGGCATTGGATCAATGGGCGCACCTCGTCGCGCAGCTTGGCCTCAGTGGTGCGGGAGATCTGCGAGCGGGCGGGGTTGACGGCCTTTAGCACCGAAGGGCTTTACGGTTACTTGCGCGGCTATGCGGTGGAGCAGGTCGGCGATGCCCGTGCCGCGTTGCAGCCATTGATGATCCGATACGGATTTGACGCGGTTGAACGGGAAGGCGCTTTGGTGTTCCGGTCCCGCGATGGGTTGACCCCGGAGGCGATCGATGTGGGTCGATTGGCGGTGAGCGATGAGCTGGACGGTGTAACAGAGCAAAGCCGTGAGGCCGAGGCCGAAGTGTCCGGGCGGGTGCGTTTGCGTTTTGTGCAGGCGGATGCCGATTTTGATGTGATCGCGGAGGAGGCCGTTCTGGCCGATGAGGCGACCCATGCGGTCACGGGGTCGGAAATGAACATGTCCCTGACGCGCAGTGAAGGGCGCCAGATTGCAGAGCGTTGGCTGACCGAAGCGCGGGTGGCGCGGGAGACCTTGCGCCTTGCGTTGCCGCCGTCGCGGATGGATCTGGGCGCGGGTGATGTGATCGAACTGCCCGGTCAGGGCAATGAAGGCGCGGGGCGATACCGCATTGATCGGGTTGAACAATCCCTGACACAACTGGTGGATGCTGTGCGCATTGAGCCGCAGGTTTATGACACCGCTGACCTGAGTGAGGGTCCCGTCCCAATCAAGCCATTTGTTGCGCCGGTTCCGGTGATCTCGCACTTTCTGGACCTGCCATTGTTGCGTGGCGATGAAGTGCCCCATGCGCCACATATCGCCATCACGGCGGATCCCTGGCCGGGGGCGGCGGCGGTGTTCCAGTCGGGCGTGGATGCCGATTATACGCTAAACAGCCTGATCCATGCCCGCGCCACCATCGGCATAACCAAGACGGCGCTGCCCGCAGCCTGTGCCGGGGTGATGGATCATGGGCCGGTCTTGGAGGTCAAGCTGATCTCTGGGCAACTGGAGACTGTGCAGGCGCAAGCCCTTCTTAGCGGGGCAAATACGGCGGCGATTGGGGATGGTACGCCCGGCAATTGGGAGATCTTCCAGTTCGCCGAGGCAGAGTTGATCGGGCAGGACACCTATTGGCTGCGCGGACGGCTGCGGGGGCAGGCGGGGTCTGATGCGCTGATGCCGGAGGTTTGGCCGGAAGGGTCGGTTTTTGTCCTGCTCGACGGTATCCCAAAACAGATTGAGCTGAGCCCGAACCTGCGCCGCGTTGCGCAACATTTCCGGATCGGACCGGCGGGGCGTGGATATGATGATCCGTCGTATCGGCATGTGGAGGTCGCATTTGACGGCAACGGGCTGCGCCCCTTCAGCCCCTGCCATCTGCGCGTTGATTTGCAGATGGGCGGCGACGCCCGACTGGAATGGATCAGGCGCACTCGGATAGGGGGGGATGGCTGGGAAGCGGCAGAAGTGCCACTGGGCGAAGAAAGCGAATCCTATCTGGTGCAGGTGCGCAAGAACGGCGCGACATTGCGCCAAGAGATCGTAGCTCAGCCAAATTGGACCTATTCAGCCGCTGCACAGTCCGCGGATGGGGCGGTGCGCCCCTTTGATGTTCAGGTGGCGCAAATCTCGGCGACCTACGGGGCAGGGCTTTTCGCGGCGGTGGTGGTTTCTGCATAA
- a CDS encoding pyruvate dehydrogenase complex E1 component subunit beta, which translates to MATEILMPALSPTMEEGTLAKWLVKEGDTVSSGDILAEIETDKATMEFEAVDEGTIGKILIEEGTEGVKVNTAIAVLLEDGESVEDIDSAASAPAPQAKAEAPAEAAPAPAAAQSAPEAPKVDLTPDWPEGTPMKQQTVREALRDGMSEEMRRDENVFLMGEEVAEYQGAYKISQGMLDEFGKKRVIDTPITEHGFAGIATGAAFGGLRPIVEFMTFNFAMQAIDHIINSAAKTLYMSGGQMGAPMVFRGPNGAAARVGAQHSQDYAAWYMQVPGLKVAMPYSASDYKGLMKTAIRDPNPVIFLENEILYGRSFDVPDIDDHTVPFGKARIWREGKDVTIVSFGIGMSYALEAAEKLAEEGIDAEVIDLRTLRPMDTPAIINSVMKTNRLVTVEEGWPQGSVGSYISSVVMQEAFDYLDAPVINCTGKDVPMPYAANLEKHALVTTEEVIAAVKKVTYK; encoded by the coding sequence ATGGCTACTGAAATTCTCATGCCCGCCCTCTCGCCCACCATGGAAGAAGGCACGCTGGCCAAATGGCTGGTCAAGGAAGGCGATACCGTGTCGTCCGGCGATATCCTTGCCGAGATCGAAACCGACAAGGCCACCATGGAATTTGAAGCCGTGGACGAAGGCACCATCGGCAAGATCCTGATCGAAGAAGGCACCGAAGGGGTCAAGGTCAACACCGCGATTGCCGTGCTTCTCGAAGATGGCGAAAGCGTTGAAGACATCGACAGCGCCGCATCTGCCCCTGCGCCTCAAGCCAAGGCCGAAGCCCCGGCAGAGGCCGCGCCCGCCCCTGCCGCCGCGCAATCCGCGCCCGAAGCGCCCAAAGTGGACCTGACACCGGATTGGCCGGAAGGCACGCCGATGAAACAACAAACCGTCCGCGAAGCCCTGCGCGACGGCATGTCCGAAGAGATGCGCCGCGATGAAAATGTATTCCTGATGGGCGAAGAGGTGGCCGAATACCAAGGCGCTTATAAAATCTCCCAAGGAATGCTGGACGAGTTTGGCAAAAAGCGTGTGATCGACACCCCGATCACCGAACACGGGTTTGCCGGAATCGCCACAGGCGCAGCCTTTGGCGGTCTGCGTCCCATTGTCGAATTCATGACCTTCAACTTCGCCATGCAGGCGATTGACCATATCATCAACTCCGCCGCCAAGACGCTCTATATGTCCGGCGGCCAGATGGGTGCGCCCATGGTCTTCCGCGGCCCCAATGGCGCGGCGGCCCGCGTCGGCGCCCAGCACAGCCAGGACTACGCCGCATGGTACATGCAGGTGCCCGGCCTCAAGGTCGCGATGCCCTATTCGGCCTCGGACTACAAAGGTCTGATGAAGACCGCGATCCGCGACCCCAACCCGGTGATCTTCCTCGAAAACGAGATCCTCTATGGCCGCAGCTTTGATGTGCCGGACATCGACGATCACACCGTGCCATTCGGCAAGGCCCGCATTTGGCGGGAAGGCAAGGACGTAACCATCGTCAGTTTTGGCATCGGTATGAGCTACGCATTGGAAGCGGCCGAGAAACTGGCCGAAGAGGGTATCGACGCCGAGGTCATCGACCTGCGCACCCTGCGCCCGATGGACACCCCCGCGATCATCAATTCCGTGATGAAAACCAACCGCTTGGTCACCGTCGAAGAAGGCTGGCCGCAGGGTTCTGTCGGCAGCTACATCTCCTCCGTGGTGATGCAGGAGGCGTTTGATTACCTCGACGCACCGGTGATCAACTGCACCGGCAAGGACGTGCCCATGCCCTATGCCGCCAACCTTGAAAAACACGCACTGGTGACCACCGAAGAGGTCATCGCAGCCGTGAAAAAAGTAACCTACAAATAA